In Hyalangium gracile, the sequence GGGCGAGGAGCTCATCCACTTCGAGCACCTGAAGAAGTCCTTCGGTCCCAAGCGCGTCTATGACGACGTGGAGCTGTCGGTGCGAGCGGGGGAGACGCTGGTCGTCATCGGCGGCTCGGGCACCGGCAAGAGCGTGCTGCTCAAGTGCCTCATCGGGCTGCTCTTGCCGGACGCCGGGCGCATCCTCTTCCAGGGGCAGGACCTGACGCGCCTGCGCGAGGAGGACTTCCTGTCCGTGCGCCGCCACGTGGCCATGGTGTTCCAGGGCGCGGCGCTCTTCGACTCGCTGACGGTGGGCGAGAACGTGGCCTATCCGCTGCGCGAGCACTTCCCGGAGCTGTCCGCCGAGGAGGTGTCCCGCCGCGTGGCCGAGAAGCTGTCCTGGGTCAACCTGCCGGGCACCGAGAAGATGATGCCCGCGGACCTGTCCGGCGGCATGCGCAAGCGAGTGGGGCTGGCGCGCGCCATCGCCACCAACCCGGAGGTCATCCTCTGGGACGAGCCCACCACGGGGTTGGATCCCGTCACCACCCAGAGCATCAACACGATGATCAACACGATGAAGCAGAAGCTGGGGTGCACCTCCATCGTCGTGACGCACGACATGATGAGCGCCTTCGAGGTGGCGGACCGCATCGCCATGCTGGCCAACCGGCGCATCGTCCAGGTGGGCACGCCCGAGGAGGTGCGCCGCTCCACCGTGCCCGAGGTGCGCGCCTTCCTGGATGCGCGGCGGGCGGAGCTTCAGGGACGGGGGATGGTGTCATGAGCCTCTTCACTTCCACGCCGCGCGAGCGGCGCATGGCCTGGCGCGCGGGCGTCTTCGTGGCGGCGGGGCTCGTCCTGGCCGGAGTGGTGGTCTTCTTCATCGGCAAGGAGACGCGGGCCTTCGAGTCGCAGATGACCTACCGCGCCTTCTTCCCGAACGTGCAGGGCCTGACCGACAAGTCTCCGGTGTGGATTGGCGGGCTCGAGGTGGGGCACGTGGTGGGCATCGCCTTCACCGAGGACGCGGCCGAGCGCGGCATCCAGGTGACCATCGAGGTCTCCAAGAAGTACTCCGATCGCGTGCGCCAGGACTCCGTGGCCCGGCTGTCGAGCCTCGGCGTGCTGGGTGAGAAGGCCGTGGACATCTCGCTGGGTACCCCCAAGGCGCCGCTCATTCCAGACGGGGGCGAGCTGCGCACGGACGTCAGCGGGGACCTCAACGCGCTGATGCAGGCGGCCGGACAGGTGCTGAGCGACTCGCAGGCCATCAGCCGCTCGCTGCGGGTGGCGGTGGAGACGTACGCGGACCCCCGGCTCGCCGAGGATGTGTCCGCCAGCCTGCGCAGCCTCCGCAAGCTCCTGGAGGAAATAGAGCAGGGCGACGGCGTGCTGCACGCCCTCATCTACGACAAGGAGTCGGGGCGGCAGGTGCGCGGGCTGCTGGCGCACGCCTCGCAGGTGGCCAGGCGGATGGATGGGGCGGTGGGGCACGTGGAGGCGCTGCTGGCGGAGGTGCGCCAGGGGGACGGCACGGCCCACGCGCTCATCTACGGCAAGGAGGGCGCCCAGGCGCTGACGGAGCTGGGCGCGGCGGCCGGGCAGCTCGCCGGGCTCATCGAGGACGCGAAGACGAGCCCCAACGGCGCGGTGCACCAGCTCGTCTACGGGGACGCCCGGGGCATGTTCGCGGACCTGGGCAGCGCGGCGGCGGACCTGAAGAAGATCACCTCCACCGTGGCCAACGGGGAGGGCACCATCGGCGGGCTGATTTCGGACCCCACGGTGTACGAGGACCTGCGGCAGGTGCTCGGCAACGTGAAGCGCAACCGGCTGTTGCGCGCGCTGGTGCGCTTCTCGGTCAACAACCGCGAGGAGCTGGATCAGGTCGGCAAGGTGAAGCAGGAGCAGCAGGAGACAGGTACTGGAGGCTCGGGCACGAAGAAGTGAGCCCGGCGGGGAGATCCATCGATGCGTGGTTCGAGATTCGTGTCCTGGCTGGCCGTGGCGCTCGTCGCGCTCACCCAGCCGGGTTGTGGGGATGGTGAGGAGCGGGAGAAGGGCTCGGACAGCTGCACCGCCGGAAGGAACATGACGGACCCGCGCCTGGTGAATGGGCTCGAGCCCATCGCGGGCGGAGCGCTGCTGCGCATCACCTGGGACCCGGGGACGGACGCCGGCTCCGAGCTTCCCTCGGACTACTTCGCCGCCGTGAAGGTCTCTGGGGAGACGCCGACGGAGGTCCAGAACCTGGTGTCCGACGTCTCGCTGACGGAGGACCGCCAGCTCTCCGTCCGGTTCCGCAACCTCGGACCCTACCTGGCCGACCACGACGCGCTGGAGTTCGCGCTGGTGTTCCCGGACCGCCGGGGCTTCGTCTCCTGCTCGCACCCGGGCATGGATGACGCCTACCTGCTCAAGGTGCGTCTGGAGTTCGGCGAGCAGCAGCAGCTCCAGCGCGCCGAGCTGACGGAGGAAGTCACCCTGGGCGACATTTGAACGCCCGGGAGCCCGGGCTAGGCTGCGCGTGTGCGGCCTCCCGGTGCTCCCCGTGTCCCAGCGCGACTCCTCCTTCGTGGCAGGTGGCTCCTCGCCAGCCTGCTGCTCGGGCTCGGAGGTCTGCCCGCGTGCCTCGAGGGCCGGAGCTTCGCGAATGAGCCTCCGGGCTCGCCCGCTCCGCCTTCCGAGGATGGCGGCTCGACGCCGGACGCGAGCACCCCGCCCGAGCCGGCCGCGGGCACGGTCCGCATCGCGGCGTTCAACGTGCATCGCCTCTTCGACACGGTCTGTGACTCCGGGAGCTGCGGCGGCTCGGCCTACGAGGCGCTGCCCTCGTCCCAGGCCTTCGCGGCTCGCGCGGAGCGGATCGCCCAGGCCCTCACCTCGCTGAAGGCCGGCATCGTGCTGCTCTCGGAGGTGGAGACCCAGGCCAGCCTGGATGCGCTCCAGGCTCGGGCGCAGGGGTTCTCCACGGCGGTGCTCGGGGAGCTGGGCACGGCGGCCTCCGTGGATGTCGCCGTCCTGTCCCGCTACCCCCTGCGCGAGGTGCGCCGCCACCGGGCCCAGCGCCTCCTGACGCGCCCGGATGGGACGACCACCCTGTTCTCCCGCGAGTTCCTCGAGGTGCGCCTGGACGTGGAGGGGGCCGAGGTCATCGTCTTCTCCGCCCACTTCCGCTCCAAGGTGGATGACGATCCGGGCCGCCGCTACGCCGAGGCGCAGGCCGCCCGCGACATCCTCTCCGCGGTGGCCGCCGAGCGCCCGGGAGCGCTCGTGGTGCTCGGGGGCGATCTCAATGATGTCCCGGGCTCGCCGCCGCTCGAGGCGCTGGAGTCGGGCGGAGCGCTGCTGCGAGTCTCCCGCTCCCTGCCGCTGGAGGAGCTCGGGACGGTGTGGTTCCAGGGCGCGTCGCTGGCGATCGATCACCTCTACCGCGCCGCCGGGGCCTCCGGTCAGGAGGTCCCCGGGACGTTCCGGGTGGTGCGCGATGCGTCCGGCGGCGGGCTGGCGGGCTCGGACCATGCCGCCGTGCAGGCCGACTTCGAGCTGCCCCGCGGCTGAAGCTCAGAACCGGCCGAACTTGAACATCACCGAGCCGGTGAAGCCGCTCAGGTCCTGCTCGCGCATCCCGGACAGGTCGACGCTGCCGACGTAGCGATAGCCTGTGCCCAGCGCCAGCCGGAGGAAGCGCAGGACGTTCATCTCGATGGCGAGGGTGGGCTCGGCGACGAAGACCACGTCATCCTCCACGGAGCGGTCCTCTCGCCACGAGCGGCGCGGCCGGCTGTAGCCCACGACTCCGCCTCCGACGAGCGTGCCGATGGAGGCGTGCACCAGCTTGTCGGGCAGGAGGATGTACTCGAGCCAGAGGCCGCCATACGCGAAGTCCAGCCGGAGGTCCTCGCCGATGTCCGGTGCGCCCTCGGGCGCTGGCAGGCGGGTGAGCAGGGCGAAGCCGCCCGCGCCGAAGACGAAGTGATGGTTGGCGATCCACCCACCCCGGCCGCCCAGGAGCAGGGCATCCCGGTCCAGGATGCGGCTGTAGGTGAACACCGGGCCGCCATAGCCCCCTTGCGAGCCCTTGCCGGAGATGAGCGTCTCCATCTCGGGCGTGGGCTCCTGGCGCCGGGGAGCGTCGGGCGCCTGGGCGCCGGGCGGCGCCGGGGGAGGCCGCGGCGGCACGGGCTCGGGCGGAGGAGCGGGCTCGGTGGCCGGGGGAGGCGGCCCGGGTGGACCGGCCTCCTGGCCGAGCGCGATGCCCGTGGGCAGGACGACGGCGAGCAGCAGCAGGAGGGAGCGACTCATGCGCCACCACGAAAGCATGCTTCGCGCCGCCTGGCTCGCGTCCTCGAGGGCAGGCGTCGGGTGGCGCCGCCCGCACGGTGTCTGCTGGTGGACGCCTTCCTGGTCCGGCATGTCATTTTTAAGCCCACGCCTGAAAAATGCCGGTGCACCGCATGGGGAGTTGTTGCCTGATCAGGCGGAAAGCCTTCGTGATGGCACCTCGTCCCTCTCCGTGGTCACTCTCCCCCGCGTGCCGTCCTGCCCACTGTTTACAGTGGCCCACGCGTCATGTCTCGGGTGCTAGCTTGCGCGCACCCTGGCCCTCCCGTGCCTGGGTGACCCGCCCCGCCGAGCCCCCGGCGGCCCGCCCCAGTGGACTGGCGGGTCTCAGCCTCTCTCCCATGGGGCACCGAGGCTCCTCGCAATGACGGCCGTGGCCCCTCCCCTGCTTCAGCGCATCCCCAGCGGCGTCCTCGGTCTGGACGCCGTGCTCGATGGAGGCTTCCTGCAAGGAGGCACCTACATCGTCGCGGGCATGCCGGGTACGGGGAAGACCATCCTCGGCAACCAGATCTGCTTCCACCACGTGGCCCATGGCGGGCGGGTGGTCTACGTCACGCTGCTGGCGGAGACGCACGGGCGGATGCTGGCGCACCTGCGCGGCATGGCCTTCTTCACCGAGGAGCCGCTGGCCTCCGCGCTCCACTATGTGAGCGCCTACCGGGTGCTGACGCAGGAGGGGCTCAAGGGGCTGCTGGAGCTCTTGCGCCAGCTCATCCGCGAGCACCGCGCCAGCATGCTGGTGCTGGACGGGCTGGTGAGCGCCAGCGCGTCGGCGCCCAACGAGCTGGCCTTCAAGGAGTTCGTCCACGAGCTGAACACGCTGGTGAGCGTCATCGGCTGCACCACCTTCCTGCTCACCAACAGCCACACCCCCGAGGACGTCCACCCCGAGCACACCATGGTGGACGGCCTCATCGAGCTGTCGGACGAGCTCATCGGCGTGCGCGCGGTGCGCGAGCTCATCGTCCGCAAGTTCCGCGGCAGCGCGCACCTGCGCGGCCGGCACGTGTTCCAGATCTCCCAGCAGGGCATCACCGTCTACCCGCGCTCGGAGGCGATGCTGGCCGACCCCATCGCCGTGCCGGGCGAGTACACCTCGCGCGTGCCGGTGGGCGTGCCGGCGCTGGACGAGATGCTCCGGGGCGGGCTGCAGCGCAGCAGCGCCACGCTCCTCATGGGGCCGTCCGGCAGCGGCAAGACGCTGCTGGGGCTGCAGTTCCTGGCCCAGGGCGCGAAGCTGGGCGAGCCCTGTCTCTACTTCGGCTTCTACGAGTCGCCGCCGCGGCTGGTGGGCAAGGGCCAGGCCATCGGGCTGGATCTGCTCGGCGCGGTGCGCAGCGGGTCGCTGGAGATGATCTGGCAGCCGCCGGTGGAGCTGGTGCTGGATGCGCTGGCGGTGAAGATCCTCGCGGCCATCAAACGGCGAGGCGTCACGCGGGTGCTCATCGACGGGCTGGTGGGCTTCAAGGAGTCCACCGTCCACACCGAGCGCATCAACCGCTTCTTCGCCGCCTTCACCAACGAGCTGCGCGCGCTGGACGTGACGACGGTGTTCACCGAGGAGACGCGGGTGCTCTTCGGCCCGGAGGTGGAGACGCCCGTGAAGGGGCTGTCCGCGCTGGTGGAGAACCACATCTTCCTGCGCCAGGTGGAGTGGCGGGGCGAGCTGCGGCGGGTGCTGGCCATCCTCAAGACGCGCGAGAGCGGGCATGACCCGTCCCTGCGCGAGTTCACCATCGACGACCGGGGCCTGCACCTCGGAGGTCGCTTCGACAGCACGGGGGCCGTGCTCACCGACTCGGGGCTGTCCTCCTCGACGCGGCGGAGCAATACCCGCAGGCCCACGGCGCGCAAGAAACGAGGGAGCCGGAAGTGAAGACGGTCCTCCTCGTCGACGACGAGCATGCCATTCTCGATGCGCTGTCCGGCATCCTCGAGGACGAGGGTTTCCGGGTGGTGACGGCCGGCAATGGCCGCGAGGCGCTCGCCCGGATGGAAGAGGCCAGGCCGGACGTGGCGCTCGTGGACGTGATGATGCCGGTGATGGACGGGCGCGAGCTGCTGCGCGAGCTGCAGGCCCATGAGCGCTGGCGCACCGTGCCCGTGGTGCTGATGAGCGCCGTGCCCCGCGCCATCCTCACCCGCGACGCGCCCATCACGTGCGACGACTTCTTCCAGAAGCCGTTCGACTTGTGGAAGCTCATCGACCGGCTGCGCGAGCTGGCCGGTTCGGACGACTCGCACTGAGCCCGGGCCGCCGAGGCCCTGGTTCAGGGAACGTCCATGTCCATATAGGCGCGCCGCGCCGGCACCGAGTAGAAGTGGCCCTCGGGCAGCACGTAGGCGGTGAGCCGGCCGCCGTAGACGCAGCCCGAGTCCAGCCCGTAGGCGTGGGGGTGGCGCTGGAGCCGGCGCACCGCATCGTGCCCGAAGAGGACGAGCTCGGGCCCGGGCCACCTGCTGGCCCAGGGCTCCCCGTCCTCCACGCGCTTGGAGGGCTTTCCGTCGGCGGAGATGCTGCGCAGGTTGAGCAGGTGCTCCTGGCGCTGCTCCCTCAGGGCCACGCCCGGCACCAGCCCGGCGTGGACGGCGAGCGCGTTGAGCTCCGGCAGGCGCATGTAGAGGGGGCGGGACTCGAGGTACTTCCAGTCCTCGGGGCCCAGGGTGTCGAGCACGCGCTGGTGCTCGGGCTTGAGCCTCTTGCCGGGCTTCTGGTGCCCGTGGTGCCAGCGCAGCACGTGCTCGTCGTGGTTGCCGCGCACGGCCAGCAGGCCCCGCTCGCGCGCCCGCGCCACCACCCCGGCCGAGTCCGGGCCCTTGGCCACCAGGTCCCCCAGCAGCACCACGCGCTCGCCTGGCTGCCAGCCGCACTCCTTCAGGAGCGCATCCAGCTCGTCGGCGCAGCCGTGCACGTCACCGATGAACAGCGTCCGCATCCGCCACTTCCTGTCACGCGGAGGTGAGGGCCCCTCGCCGTGGGTGAGTCCCTCGACATGCCGGAACGTCTCTCCGTGCACTCACCGGGAGGAGATGTTACCTGCCTGCCGCGCACTCGGGCAGCTGGAAGCCGCGGGGCCTTCGAGCCCTGGCACTGGCGTTGCTGGTAAGAGCGGGAGGCCCGCCGGGTGCGGGCAGCGGGCCACGGCAGGCCCTGGAGGTGAATGTGGTGGAGCACGGCGGCATGGCAGGTGGCTTCTCGGCCTGCGCTTCCTGGCTGGAGCTGAGCGCGTCGGCCCTGCGGCACAACGTGGAGGTGTTCCGGGCGCTGGAGGCCGCCGTGGGCGGGGGGCCTCGGCGGACGTTCGGCGCGGTGCTCAAGGGCAACGCGTACGGGCACGGCTTCCGGGAGATGCTGCCGCTGGTGCACCCGCTGGCGGACGTCCTCTACCTCATCACCCCCCAGGACGGGCTGGCGGTGCGGGCCTTCGAGCGGGAGCGCGGGCTGGCGCCCCGGCAGGTGCTCGTCATCGGCGCCATCGCGCCGGAGGAGGCGGTGGCGCTGGCGCGCGAGGGCGTGGACGCGGTGGTGGCGGACCTGTCGTGGCGGGAGGCGGGGGCGGCGCTGCGCGCGGCCCGGCTGGAGCGCCCCCTGCGGGTGCACGTGCACATCGACACGGGCCTGGGGCGCGAGGGCTTCACGCTGGAGCAGATTCCCCGGGACACGGGGTTCCTGGCCGAGTACCGGGACGTGTTCGAGCTGGTGGGGGTGCTCAGCCACTTCTCCAACACGGAGGACGTGACGGAGCAGGCGTACGCGCTGGCGCAGCTCGAGGCCTTCGAGGCGGGGCTGGCCCGGCTGGTGGC encodes:
- a CDS encoding ABC transporter ATP-binding protein → MRLSAPRPRLEFHPPTPGEELIHFEHLKKSFGPKRVYDDVELSVRAGETLVVIGGSGTGKSVLLKCLIGLLLPDAGRILFQGQDLTRLREEDFLSVRRHVAMVFQGAALFDSLTVGENVAYPLREHFPELSAEEVSRRVAEKLSWVNLPGTEKMMPADLSGGMRKRVGLARAIATNPEVILWDEPTTGLDPVTTQSINTMINTMKQKLGCTSIVVTHDMMSAFEVADRIAMLANRRIVQVGTPEEVRRSTVPEVRAFLDARRAELQGRGMVS
- a CDS encoding MlaD family protein produces the protein MSLFTSTPRERRMAWRAGVFVAAGLVLAGVVVFFIGKETRAFESQMTYRAFFPNVQGLTDKSPVWIGGLEVGHVVGIAFTEDAAERGIQVTIEVSKKYSDRVRQDSVARLSSLGVLGEKAVDISLGTPKAPLIPDGGELRTDVSGDLNALMQAAGQVLSDSQAISRSLRVAVETYADPRLAEDVSASLRSLRKLLEEIEQGDGVLHALIYDKESGRQVRGLLAHASQVARRMDGAVGHVEALLAEVRQGDGTAHALIYGKEGAQALTELGAAAGQLAGLIEDAKTSPNGAVHQLVYGDARGMFADLGSAAADLKKITSTVANGEGTIGGLISDPTVYEDLRQVLGNVKRNRLLRALVRFSVNNREELDQVGKVKQEQQETGTGGSGTKK
- a CDS encoding endonuclease/exonuclease/phosphatase family protein produces the protein MRPPGAPRVPARLLLRGRWLLASLLLGLGGLPACLEGRSFANEPPGSPAPPSEDGGSTPDASTPPEPAAGTVRIAAFNVHRLFDTVCDSGSCGGSAYEALPSSQAFAARAERIAQALTSLKAGIVLLSEVETQASLDALQARAQGFSTAVLGELGTAASVDVAVLSRYPLREVRRHRAQRLLTRPDGTTTLFSREFLEVRLDVEGAEVIVFSAHFRSKVDDDPGRRYAEAQAARDILSAVAAERPGALVVLGGDLNDVPGSPPLEALESGGALLRVSRSLPLEELGTVWFQGASLAIDHLYRAAGASGQEVPGTFRVVRDASGGGLAGSDHAAVQADFELPRG
- a CDS encoding ATPase domain-containing protein; this encodes MTAVAPPLLQRIPSGVLGLDAVLDGGFLQGGTYIVAGMPGTGKTILGNQICFHHVAHGGRVVYVTLLAETHGRMLAHLRGMAFFTEEPLASALHYVSAYRVLTQEGLKGLLELLRQLIREHRASMLVLDGLVSASASAPNELAFKEFVHELNTLVSVIGCTTFLLTNSHTPEDVHPEHTMVDGLIELSDELIGVRAVRELIVRKFRGSAHLRGRHVFQISQQGITVYPRSEAMLADPIAVPGEYTSRVPVGVPALDEMLRGGLQRSSATLLMGPSGSGKTLLGLQFLAQGAKLGEPCLYFGFYESPPRLVGKGQAIGLDLLGAVRSGSLEMIWQPPVELVLDALAVKILAAIKRRGVTRVLIDGLVGFKESTVHTERINRFFAAFTNELRALDVTTVFTEETRVLFGPEVETPVKGLSALVENHIFLRQVEWRGELRRVLAILKTRESGHDPSLREFTIDDRGLHLGGRFDSTGAVLTDSGLSSSTRRSNTRRPTARKKRGSRK
- a CDS encoding response regulator, which codes for MKTVLLVDDEHAILDALSGILEDEGFRVVTAGNGREALARMEEARPDVALVDVMMPVMDGRELLRELQAHERWRTVPVVLMSAVPRAILTRDAPITCDDFFQKPFDLWKLIDRLRELAGSDDSH
- a CDS encoding metallophosphoesterase, with amino-acid sequence MRTLFIGDVHGCADELDALLKECGWQPGERVVLLGDLVAKGPDSAGVVARARERGLLAVRGNHDEHVLRWHHGHQKPGKRLKPEHQRVLDTLGPEDWKYLESRPLYMRLPELNALAVHAGLVPGVALREQRQEHLLNLRSISADGKPSKRVEDGEPWASRWPGPELVLFGHDAVRRLQRHPHAYGLDSGCVYGGRLTAYVLPEGHFYSVPARRAYMDMDVP
- the alr gene encoding alanine racemase, whose product is MAGGFSACASWLELSASALRHNVEVFRALEAAVGGGPRRTFGAVLKGNAYGHGFREMLPLVHPLADVLYLITPQDGLAVRAFERERGLAPRQVLVIGAIAPEEAVALAREGVDAVVADLSWREAGAALRAARLERPLRVHVHIDTGLGREGFTLEQIPRDTGFLAEYRDVFELVGVLSHFSNTEDVTEQAYALAQLEAFEAGLARLVAQLSPARPPQRHIAASAASLVLPRARYEALRVGISLYGLWPSPETRLSARLVLGEVPALRPVLSWRCGSQVVKWLPAGSYVGYGCTYRCSEPTRIAVLPVGYFDGYPRLVSGKAHVLVNGRRCPVLGRVMMNHLIVDVTRAAADERPVTATLLGHDGDESVSAEALAGWAQTIHYEVVTRLGAHLRRVVVD